One genomic region from Magallana gigas chromosome 3, xbMagGiga1.1, whole genome shotgun sequence encodes:
- the LOC136273789 gene encoding uncharacterized protein isoform X1: MAEGYSDTLSELATSSDFMQRNFNSDETVCSDSQYSTRSRNLRSSDVIEESSTDDMIEKILNLQSVITACELPDELKKKMRALRTMDPTLDVSVSETGKISIKYDSNKTRVIFRDLCYLVYQIPRELFTIKMTRDTYEKLGKKQKDEVGCLIRYRRHVLKGPYYVKCWIHRGLVIILSYGDKSNTNCEALLKWIRPTLKNSKTDKRGQKDETEKEMANGDTEPMDTNNRNYKTIMYVESNEKEVKEIPRHVCEKMDSRKFQSVCVPLEGPETDLITQFVQYFSKKAKERNSIQRLFLEMCICVESEEDTRFCETKSRLEKTIDRKMFKCLKLSGLGLEDKCHDSLSPIEVEIDTDYMGRVAEKVDVLVNSSSPSLDLAKGFVEKQILELGGKTIQDECKEEKKRGTFTYGKVCKTTAGQLQCRKIYHIALYEEWISKCKLSLEILAASVVECLNELEKDGFKSIAFPALGTGMLGYPYCAVANTMVTVVHSYGKKNPDTKIERVHFFLHPDHKACQTSFRIATKLNEVFLQSNPEDFIERPYKQLWLSKENMTVQIWPELAPSCTSGRNQIEAYYVFVQGNMNDADRRRLCNFGGFVSTFPDWDEKKEEVKDQVLRHGLSAVLVDIKGKSFTGLKYEKL, encoded by the exons ATGGCAGAAGGTTACTCCGATACACTATCTGAATTAGCTACAAGCTCTGACTTTATG CAGAGAAACTTCAACTCAGATGAGACTGTATGTTCGGATTCCCAATACTCCACTCGTTCTAGAAATTTGAGAAGTTCAGATGTCATTGAGGAGTCAAGCACAGATGACATGATTGAaaaaattttgaatctacaaAGTGTTATCACTGCATGTGAACTGCCTGacgaattgaaaaaaaaaatgagagcgTTGCGAACTATGGATCCAACTCTAGACGTAAGTGTCTCTGAAACTGGGAAAATTTCCATTAAATATGATTCTAACAAGACCCGTGTCATTTTCAGGGATCTGTGTTATTTGGTTTATCAAATCCCTAGAGAACTGTTTACAATTAAAATGACGAGGGACACATATGAAAAATTAGGAAAGAAGCAGAAGGATGAAGTGGGTTGTCTTATTCGATACCGCAGACATGTTCTAAAAGGGCCATATTATGTAAAGTGCTGGATTCACAGAGGCCTTGTTATTATATTGTCATATGGAGATAAATCAAACACAAATTGCGAAGCGCTTTTGAAATGGATAAGGCCTACTTTGAAAAATTCCAAAACCGACAAAAGAGGACAGAAAGATGAAACAGAGAAAG aaatggCAAATGGCGACACTGAACCAATGGATACAAACAACAGAAATTACAAAACCATAATGTACGTCGAATCAAACGAAAAAGAGGTAAAAGAGATTCCCAGACACGTGTGCGAGAAAATGGATTCCCGCAAGTTTCAAAGTGTATGCGTCCCTCTGGAAGGACCAGAGACAGATCTCATTACTCAATTTGTTCAATACTTTTCGAAAAAAGCTAAGGAAAGAAATAGTATTCAGAGACTATTTCTTGAAATGTGCATTTGTGTGGAATCTGAAGAGGATACGAGATTCTGTGAAACAAAATCCAGATTAGAAAAGACTATTGATCGAAAAATGTTCAAGTGTTTAAAACTATCAGGGCTTGGTCTTGAAGATAAATGTCATG actcaTTGTCACCAATTGAGGTAGAAATAGATACAGATTATATGGGCAGAGTTGCCGAAAAG GTCGATGTTCTCGTTAACTCTAGCAGTCCGAGCCTTGATTTAGCTAAGGGATTTGTGGAAAAGCAGATTCTTGAACTCGGTGGAAAAACAATTCAAGACGAatgtaaagaagaaaagaaaagggGCACATTTACCTATGGAAAAGTCTGCAAAACCACTGCTGGTCAACTACAATGTAGAAAAATATACCATATAGCACTATATGAAGAATGGATTTCAAAATGCAAACTGTCATTAGAG ATCTTAGCTGCATCAGTTGTAGAGTGTTTGAATGAATTGGAGAAGGATGGTTTTAAAAGCATTGCTTTTCCGGCACTAGGAACTGGCATGTTGGGTTACCCTTATTGTGCTGTGGCCAATACCATGGTTACTGTGGTACATTCATACGGAAAGAAAAACCCCGATACAAAAATTGAGAGGgtccatttttttcttcaccCAGATCATAAAGCATGCCAAACa tctTTTAGGATTGCTACAAAATTGAATGAAGTCTTTCTTCAATCAAATCCAG AGGACTTCATTGAACGGCCTTACAAACAGCTTTGGTTGTCAAAGGAAAATATGACCGTCCAAATTTGGCCTGAGCTGGCTCCATCTTGCACGTCCGGAAGAAACCAAATAGAGGCGTATTATGTATTCGTTCAAGGAAATATGAATG ATGCTGATCGTAGACGATTGTGTAATTTTGGTGGATTTGTATCTACTTTTCCGGACTGGGATGAAAAGAAAGAAGAGGTTAAAGATCAGGTTTTGAGACATGGATTGTCTGCAGTATTAGTTGACATTAAAGGCAAGTCTTTTACAGGCTTAAAATACGAGAAATTGTAA
- the LOC136273789 gene encoding uncharacterized protein isoform X2, producing the protein MAEGYSDTLSELATSSDFMRNFNSDETVCSDSQYSTRSRNLRSSDVIEESSTDDMIEKILNLQSVITACELPDELKKKMRALRTMDPTLDVSVSETGKISIKYDSNKTRVIFRDLCYLVYQIPRELFTIKMTRDTYEKLGKKQKDEVGCLIRYRRHVLKGPYYVKCWIHRGLVIILSYGDKSNTNCEALLKWIRPTLKNSKTDKRGQKDETEKEMANGDTEPMDTNNRNYKTIMYVESNEKEVKEIPRHVCEKMDSRKFQSVCVPLEGPETDLITQFVQYFSKKAKERNSIQRLFLEMCICVESEEDTRFCETKSRLEKTIDRKMFKCLKLSGLGLEDKCHDSLSPIEVEIDTDYMGRVAEKVDVLVNSSSPSLDLAKGFVEKQILELGGKTIQDECKEEKKRGTFTYGKVCKTTAGQLQCRKIYHIALYEEWISKCKLSLEILAASVVECLNELEKDGFKSIAFPALGTGMLGYPYCAVANTMVTVVHSYGKKNPDTKIERVHFFLHPDHKACQTSFRIATKLNEVFLQSNPEDFIERPYKQLWLSKENMTVQIWPELAPSCTSGRNQIEAYYVFVQGNMNDADRRRLCNFGGFVSTFPDWDEKKEEVKDQVLRHGLSAVLVDIKGKSFTGLKYEKL; encoded by the exons ATGGCAGAAGGTTACTCCGATACACTATCTGAATTAGCTACAAGCTCTGACTTTATG AGAAACTTCAACTCAGATGAGACTGTATGTTCGGATTCCCAATACTCCACTCGTTCTAGAAATTTGAGAAGTTCAGATGTCATTGAGGAGTCAAGCACAGATGACATGATTGAaaaaattttgaatctacaaAGTGTTATCACTGCATGTGAACTGCCTGacgaattgaaaaaaaaaatgagagcgTTGCGAACTATGGATCCAACTCTAGACGTAAGTGTCTCTGAAACTGGGAAAATTTCCATTAAATATGATTCTAACAAGACCCGTGTCATTTTCAGGGATCTGTGTTATTTGGTTTATCAAATCCCTAGAGAACTGTTTACAATTAAAATGACGAGGGACACATATGAAAAATTAGGAAAGAAGCAGAAGGATGAAGTGGGTTGTCTTATTCGATACCGCAGACATGTTCTAAAAGGGCCATATTATGTAAAGTGCTGGATTCACAGAGGCCTTGTTATTATATTGTCATATGGAGATAAATCAAACACAAATTGCGAAGCGCTTTTGAAATGGATAAGGCCTACTTTGAAAAATTCCAAAACCGACAAAAGAGGACAGAAAGATGAAACAGAGAAAG aaatggCAAATGGCGACACTGAACCAATGGATACAAACAACAGAAATTACAAAACCATAATGTACGTCGAATCAAACGAAAAAGAGGTAAAAGAGATTCCCAGACACGTGTGCGAGAAAATGGATTCCCGCAAGTTTCAAAGTGTATGCGTCCCTCTGGAAGGACCAGAGACAGATCTCATTACTCAATTTGTTCAATACTTTTCGAAAAAAGCTAAGGAAAGAAATAGTATTCAGAGACTATTTCTTGAAATGTGCATTTGTGTGGAATCTGAAGAGGATACGAGATTCTGTGAAACAAAATCCAGATTAGAAAAGACTATTGATCGAAAAATGTTCAAGTGTTTAAAACTATCAGGGCTTGGTCTTGAAGATAAATGTCATG actcaTTGTCACCAATTGAGGTAGAAATAGATACAGATTATATGGGCAGAGTTGCCGAAAAG GTCGATGTTCTCGTTAACTCTAGCAGTCCGAGCCTTGATTTAGCTAAGGGATTTGTGGAAAAGCAGATTCTTGAACTCGGTGGAAAAACAATTCAAGACGAatgtaaagaagaaaagaaaagggGCACATTTACCTATGGAAAAGTCTGCAAAACCACTGCTGGTCAACTACAATGTAGAAAAATATACCATATAGCACTATATGAAGAATGGATTTCAAAATGCAAACTGTCATTAGAG ATCTTAGCTGCATCAGTTGTAGAGTGTTTGAATGAATTGGAGAAGGATGGTTTTAAAAGCATTGCTTTTCCGGCACTAGGAACTGGCATGTTGGGTTACCCTTATTGTGCTGTGGCCAATACCATGGTTACTGTGGTACATTCATACGGAAAGAAAAACCCCGATACAAAAATTGAGAGGgtccatttttttcttcaccCAGATCATAAAGCATGCCAAACa tctTTTAGGATTGCTACAAAATTGAATGAAGTCTTTCTTCAATCAAATCCAG AGGACTTCATTGAACGGCCTTACAAACAGCTTTGGTTGTCAAAGGAAAATATGACCGTCCAAATTTGGCCTGAGCTGGCTCCATCTTGCACGTCCGGAAGAAACCAAATAGAGGCGTATTATGTATTCGTTCAAGGAAATATGAATG ATGCTGATCGTAGACGATTGTGTAATTTTGGTGGATTTGTATCTACTTTTCCGGACTGGGATGAAAAGAAAGAAGAGGTTAAAGATCAGGTTTTGAGACATGGATTGTCTGCAGTATTAGTTGACATTAAAGGCAAGTCTTTTACAGGCTTAAAATACGAGAAATTGTAA